From the Leishmania panamensis strain MHOM/PA/94/PSC-1 chromosome 31 sequence genome, one window contains:
- a CDS encoding hypothetical protein (TriTrypDB/GeneDB-style sysID: LpmP.31.2680) — protein MKFIPLDSFSALNSLLQGVEAQGCCITMRLEAYTCRHTKEERQIANNIASYQNNVQLTPPISPSPAIGAYADFPPQAALPPLVLGGSADLAANYSLVNPDEIDDRLVYFVAALNTVYESDGYDFSVLRENDFVRYTEPQFRTEVSNTLQSLPEQCRPAVQRFWPTMEEVVENAEGGCEYYEFCCPSCDPLADTAVYARHYFVYNRRKKVLVLLVEYGESNPYRGDDGLPHAGGPTSAWDGESSTYASTPEAGEEGEVYGGGKNRQFYGYY, from the coding sequence ATGAAGTTTATCCCGCTGGACAGCTTCAGCGCGCTCAACTCCCTCTTGCAGGGTGTGGAGGCGCAGGGGTGCTGCATTACAATGCGCTTAGAGGCCTACACGTGTCGACACACaaaagaggagcggcagatCGCGAATAACATCGCCTCCTATCAAAACAACGTGCAGCTCACGCCACCCATTAGTCCTTCACCCGCCATTGGCGCTTACGCCGACTTCCCCccgcaggcagcgctgccaccgcttgTCCTGGGCGGAAGCGCCGACCTGGCCGCGAACTACAGCCTCGTGAACCCCGACGAGATTGACGATCGACTGGTGTACTTTGTGGCAGCTCTCAACACGGTGTACGAGAGCGACGGCTATGACTTTTCGGTGCTGCGGGAGAACGACTTTGTGCGTTACACGGAGCCGCAGTTCCGCACGGAGGTGTCGAACACACTGCAGTCGTTACCGGAGCAGTGCCGCCCGGCAGTTCAGCGCTTCTGGCCGACGATGGAGGAGGTCGTGGAGAACGCGGAGGGTGGGTGCGAGTACTACGAGTTTTGCTGCCCCTCCTGCGACCCGCTCGCTGACACCGCCGTCTACGCCCGCCACTACTTTGTGTATAACCGCAGAAAAAAGGTGCTCGTGCTGCTTGTGGAGTACGGCGAGAGTAACCCCTACCGCGGGGACGACGGACTACCACACGCTGGCGGCCCGACTTCAGCGTGGGACGGGGAGAGCTCCACGTACGCCAGCACCCCTGAAGCaggtgaggaaggggaggtgtATGGTGGTGGAAAGAACAGGCAGTTCTACGGGTACTACTAG
- a CDS encoding hypothetical protein (TriTrypDB/GeneDB-style sysID: LpmP.31.2660), protein MGYPSNTEDGEGCGCCGFLAAWFPGQRSSSPRRPIQDESISSHSSGSPGSKSISYDGAGEENERLSFDELGSSAAGLWDSVGGLASPDSLDSDAPSDESDPQERARRAAASFLQWKNKEYVPLSSDEKRAIKEYRKSIAQVEGSYMNARAQRSQEGTPKRFTSHVDECANLDCSTECGELMRRRSSAIRFIPAAMASKAVGVHNDAHIEVTDAGEEVPALLHSASILQQSYVTSLTEESPAFVEDLQY, encoded by the coding sequence ATGGGCTACCCCAGCAATACCGAGGATGGGGAGGGTTGTGGTTGCTGTGGGTTCCTCGCGGCGTGGTTTCCAGGGCAGCGCAGCTCTTCCCCGCGTCGTCCGATTCAAGACGAGTCGATCTCCAGTCACAGCTCCGGCTCCCCAGGTAGCAAGAGCATCTCCTATGATGGTGCGGGCGAGGAGAACGAGCGCCTCTCGTTCGACGAGTTAGGGTCCTCGGCAGCCGGGTTGTGGGACTCAGTTGGCGGTCTAGCGTCCCCAGACAGTTTGGATAGTGATGCACCGTCAGATGAGTCGGACCCGCAAGAGCGGGCTCgacgtgcggcggcgtcgttCCTCCAGTGGAAAAACAAGGAATACGTGCCGCTCAGCTCTGATGAAAAGCGAGCCATCAAGGAGTACCGCAAGTCAATCGCACAAGTGGAAGGCTCTTACATGAACGCGCGGGCCCAGCGGTCGCAGGAGGGGACTCCAAAGCGGTTCACATCGCACGTGGACGAGTGCGCCAATCTCGATTGTTCGACCGAGTGTGGTGAGCTgatgcggcgccgcagtAGCGCAATCCGCTTCATACCTGCGGCGATGGCCAGCAAGGCTGTTGGGGTGCACAACGATGCACACATTGAGGTAACAGACGCCGGTGAAGAGGTGCCGGCACTTCTCCACTCCGCCTCGATTCTGCAGCAATCATACGTAACGAGTTTGACGGAGGAATCCCCGGCATTCGTGGAGGACTTGCAGTACTGA
- a CDS encoding hypothetical protein (TriTrypDB/GeneDB-style sysID: LpmP.31.2690) produces the protein MLRPTLVKWLERKHVRPIMERVAQSAVRGPSAVHSSSHMSAGAASSSLYRAGDMDDVDEAESLDMMDDTPVESFGLPSPVALRRGVHPPERRSRAANTYSWSSGADVAGVGNSTVEHRDRPRWEESPVSPSRRVITAARRHHSPSAEPPSAFRHAHTPAAHAPLSSSPREAQFRDHAKGVPHHEDPEHVTAAVSPTHDNDDARGTSGETGESAEDTTTTAKSSDAYRFLLHHIDAEIAALQRRHTSVTTRRQAIQTRQTQRIKELFEVMENPWTLLPTEVQPALPATGVDVYIKEQQIVRQQQSPTHPIPEGQDKMYVLALHKNYKSMPVGRKRFYEEAAHYNAAVREELKYLLTRGCSRFEAFLDTIKECTMDMAREGKVPERPSTHAQNRFHAARGGVPNYRHAGLPRASPGGGDVGTTRSRKSHQQVQPQHSAATQERPARAEAEAEEVDASTEEEDEGEEVENAAKDGRRGARHVSTGLKGRQKASRRVKNAAKKAHAKASTATAEVPKGRKASQTSAKKQLTAKPVHRVKSSSGTSTGGSGRSDSKKVGSRAARRSGVSHSIPLPNLDHLALKKIKRMVSPPFSSGGAAKRAAKKLSLSLKSAAGGKQKRKK, from the coding sequence ATGCTGCGCCCCACCCTTGTCAAGTGGCTGGAGCGCAAACACGTGCGCCCCATCATGGAGAGAGTTGCCCAAAGCGCGGTGCGAGGGCCATCGGCAGTCCACAGTTCGTCTCACATGAGTGCAGGTGCAGCCTCATCATCGCTGTACCGCGCTGGTGACATGGACGATGTCGACGAGGCGGAGTCGCTGGACATGATGGACGACACCCCGGTCGAGTCTTTtggcctcccctctccagtCGCGCTGCGACGTGGTGTTCACCCGCCAGAGCGGCGATCACGCGCTGCCAACACCTACAGCTGGTCATCTGGTGCGGACGTTGCTGGTGTCGGCAACAGTACTGTAGAGCACCGCGATAGACCAAGGTGGGAAGAGAGCCCAGTGAGTCCTTCACGGCGCGTCATCACGGCTGCCCGGCGGCATCACAGCCCATCTGCGGAGCCTCCCTCTGCCTTTCggcatgcgcacacacccgctGCACATGCACCACTGTCCAGCTCCCCTCGTGAGGCTCAATTCAGGGATCACGCCAAGGGCGTGCCGCATCACGAAGACCCTGAGCatgtcactgctgctgtgagtcCTACACATGACAATGACGATGCCCGTGGCACCAGCGGTGAAACAGGAGAGTCCGCTGAGGACACGACCACGACGGCCAAGTCCTCCGATGCCTACCGCTTCCTCTTGCACCACATCGACGCCGAGATCgccgcactgcagcgccgccacacctCTGTCACAACTCGGCGTCAGGCCATCCAGACGCGCCAGACACAGCGCATCAAGGAGTTGTTTGAGGTGATGGAAAATCCATGGACACTGCTGCCGACAGAGGTGCAACCAGCACTGCCTGCTACCGGGGTAGACGTGTACATCAAGGAGCAACAGATCGTGCGCCAGCAACAGAGCCCCACTCACCCCATACCAGAGGGCCAGGACAAGATGTACGTGCTGGCGTTGCACAAGAACTACAAGTCCATGCCAGTGGGCCGCAAGCGGTTctacgaggaggcggcacacTACAACGCTGCCGTGCGAGAAGAGCTCAAGTATCTTCTCACTCGCGGCTGCTCCCGCTTCGAGGCGTTCCTCGACACCATCAAGGAGTGCACGATGGACATGGCACGAGAAGGGAAGGTGCCAGAACGGCCCtctacgcacgcacagaacCGCTTTCACGCAGCGCGCGGCGGTGTGCCCAACTACCGCCATGCCGGCCTACCCCGGGCCTCTccaggtggcggcgacgtcggCACCACACGAAGTCGTAAGTCGCACCAGCAGGTGCAGCCTCAACACAGCGCCGCGACGCAGGAGAGGCCTGCCAgagcagaggcagaggcagaggaggtggacgcCAGtacggaagaggaggacgagggcgaggaggtggagaacgCTGCCAAGGACGGGAGGCGTGGGGCACGGCACGTCTCGACGGGGCTCAAGGGAAGACAGAAAGCGTCGCGCCGGGTCAAGAAtgcagcgaagaaggcgcacgCTAAAGCCTCCACTGCCACTGCGGAGGTACCGAAGGGGCGGAAGGCATCTCAGACCTCCGCCAAGAAGCAGCTAACCGCCAAACCAGTCCACAGGGTAAAGAGCAGTAGCGGAACGAGCactggtggcagtggcagaaGCGATAGCAAGAAGGTAGGGAGTAGGGCAGCCCGCCGCAGTGGTGTCTCGCACTCCATCCCACTACCCAACCTTGACCACCTCGCCCTCAAGAAGATCAAACGAATGGTCAGCCCGCCGTTCAGTtctggcggtgcagcaaAGAGGGCGGCCAAGAAGTTGTCGCTATCGTTGAAGTCAGCCGCCGGTGGCAAgcaaaagcgaaagaagtAG
- a CDS encoding ADP-ribosylation factor, putative (TriTrypDB/GeneDB-style sysID: LpmP.31.2650), translating to MGGWLSSLLGKKEVRILMVGLDAAGKTTILYKLKLGEVVTTIPTIGFNVETLEYKNLKFTMWDVGGQDKLRPLWRHYYQNTNGIIFVVDSNDRDRMRDAKAELGRMLVEDELRNATLLVFANKQDLPNAMSTTEVTEKLGLHALRQRNWYIQGCCGTTAQGLYEGLDWLSANIKKSMN from the coding sequence ATGGGAGGCTggctgtcgtcgctgctggggaagaaggaggtgCGCATCCTCATGGTCGGTCTCGATGCGGCTGGCAAGACCACCATCCTGTACAAGCTCAAGCTGGGCGAGGTCGTGACAACCATTCCGACCATCGGGTTCAACGTCGAGACGCTCGAGTACAAGAACCTGAAGTTCACCATGTGGGATGTCGGGGGCCAGGACAAGCTTCGCCCGCTGTGGCGCCACTATTATCAGAACACGAACGGCATCATCTTCGTGGTCGATAGCAACGACCGCGACCGTATGCGCGATGCCAAAGCGGAGCTTGGGAGGATGCTTGTCGAGGACGAGCTCCGCAACGCGACGCTGCTTGTATTTGCGAACAAGCAGGATCTGCCGAACGCGATGAGCACAACGGAAGTGACGGAGAAGCTCGGCCTGCACGCCCTGCGCCAGCGCAACTGGTACATTcagggctgctgcggcaccaccgctcaGGGCCTCTACGAGGGTCTCGACTGGCTCTCTGCCAACATCAAGAAGAGCATGAACTAA
- a CDS encoding hypothetical protein (TriTrypDB/GeneDB-style sysID: LpmP.31.2670), with product MPEICIRITHIQVGHVLGKGASTLKDIQERTGAKLDILETGPQVRITADDDAKVAAAKAEVKKIVARQEKPDYEGPKGMRLRKEANDLGCLRSKLFEEATKRREAGDHEGANKLVAKGKEAGMNMQARHREAAVAIAWYNNEAKGKGQNYFDMHGLRVEEAMEMLKVRMARLEEQPEGTMTEFEVVPGAGHHSAPGAQKLKAATLEYIKSKGYVYDVVNAGTFLVKVPGRSEGVISKPEYGDKAPTKRDESKKAPARKSKTKSCCVCM from the coding sequence ATGCCTGAGATCTGCATTCGCATAACCCACATCCAGGTGGGCCATGTACTGGGCAAGGGTGCCTCAACGCTCAAAGACATCCAGGAGCGCACCGGAGCGAAGCTGGATATCCTCGAAACTGGCCCGCAGGTGAGGATTAccgctgacgacgacgccaaggtggccgcggcgaaggcggaggtcAAGAAGATTGTCGCTCGACAGGAGAAGCCCGACTACGAGGGCCCGAAGGGCATGCGCCTGCGCAAGGAAGCAAACGACCTCGGGTGTTTGCGCTCGAAACTCTTCGAGGAGGCGACCAAGAGGCGAGAGGCAGGTGACCACGAGGGCGCGAACAAGCTGGTTGCGAAGGGCAAAGAGGCTGGCATGAACATGCAAGCCCGTCATCgcgaggcagccgtggcgATTGCCTGGTACAACAACGAGGCCAAGGGCAAGGGTCAGAACTACTTTGACATGCACGGCCTACGTGTGGAGGAAGCGATGGAGATGCTGAAGGTGCGCATGGCCAGGCTGGAGGAACAGCCGGAGGGGACGATGACGGAGTTCGAGGTAGTGCCTGGCGCCGGCCACCACTCCGCACCAGGCGCGCAGAAGCTGAAGGCCGCCACGCTGGAGTACATCAAGTCGAAGGGCTACGTGTACGACGTGGTCAACGCCGGAACCTTTCTGGTGAAGGTGCCCGGACGCAGTGAGGGCGTCATCTCGAAGCCGGAGTATGGCGACAAGGCGCCGACTAAGCGCGACGAGTCGAAGAAGGCGCCGGCCAGAAAGAGCAAGACAAAGTCctgctgcgtgtgtatgtaA
- a CDS encoding hypothetical protein (TriTrypDB/GeneDB-style sysID: LpmP.31.2630), whose product MLEQTAEAQMQRTGTKGAAVRVPSSQVFVKMPKEVRERSRSREALQAGNRSQKGALKEVNSRVFVRMPKYVRRRRSLSRESRSNGVRQLQERNDMPCATRNDMSVAAAKSTTEENAATPVQLHAEQEPYADDLTLQSAGEKRSHHKSLSESSPATVWATEADTVDKTDNAEGLACSVSKPTMQAEADSAVLAEEAKSNEEFKAEATSPTQKSNSPISMVENDNRTTEKPRCCTVM is encoded by the coding sequence ATGCTCGAGCAGACCGCAGAGGCACAGATGCAGAGGACAGGGACTAAAGGGGccgccgtgcgtgtgccatCGAGCCAGGTGTTCGTGAAGATGCCCAAGGAAGTGAGGGAGCGCAGCCGCTCACGAGAAGCGTTGCAGGCGGGCAACCGCTCTCAGAAGGgggcgctgaaggaggtgaATTCGCGTGTGTTCGTACGGATGCCGAAGTACGTGCGTCGCAGGCGAAGCCTCTCTCGCGAGTCCCGCAGCAACGGTGTCCGTCAGCTGCAGGAGAGAAATGATATGCCGTGTGCCACTCGCAACGATATGTCCGTGGCTGCCGCTAAGTCGACTACTGAAGAGAATGCCGCTACCccggtgcagctgcatgcGGAGCAGGAGCCGTACGCCGACGACTTGACTCTGCAGTCCGCTGGCGAGAAGAGATCTCATCACAAGTCGTTGTCAGAGTCCTCACCTGCGACTGTCTGGGCGACGGAGGCCGACACGGTCGATAAAACTGACAACGCCGAGGGGCTCGCTTGTAGCGTCTCTAAGCCGACGATGCAAGCGGAGGCCGACTCCGCTGTTCTCGCGGAGGAAGCGAAGAGTAATGAGGAATTCAAGGCTGAGGCAACGTCTCCCACCCAGAAGTCTAACTCACCTATAAGTATGGTGGAGAATGACAACAGGACGACAGAAAAGCCCCGGTGCTGCACGGTGATGTGA
- a CDS encoding hypothetical protein (TriTrypDB/GeneDB-style sysID: LpmP.31.2700): MSDSLPGALCFVSLIVFFVADFFYAKKLNEQKNAHPELDDCAPSTSPDLDTIAVLDSLTSTAIDLYHHERERFTGVAAPANSREYVAVGENGVSGQPADSPDLGDPAGKKVMHTMVVVCSVVAPVLTVLLVLMPSLFGWTQFGVHSSLSYLAAVPGMAATAFYVVRSYELTQVFEATKAEWISMMWLRLDVFFVMSAVAFFGVGAWVVASCMLTVAFYLAHRLMKMEKQLNRVQRHTQLVRDEVDVTRVLVPGTEESKRASGINDGYSALASP; the protein is encoded by the coding sequence ATGTCTGACAGCCTCCCCGGCGCGTTGTGCTTCGTGAGCCTCATCGTCTTCTTCGTGGCGGATTTCTTCTACGCTAAGAAGCTGAACGAGCAGAAGAATGCGCACCCGGAGCTCGACGACTGCGCACCATCCACGTCCCCAGACCTCGACACGATAGCCGTGCTCGActccctcacctccactGCCATTGACCTCTACCACCACGAGCGAGAGCGCTTCAccggcgtggcggcgcccGCCAACTCGCGGGAGTATGTAGCAGTTGGTGAAAACGGTGTGAGCGGGCAGCCGGCCGACAGCCCCGACTTGGGCGACCCTGCAGGTAAGAAGGTGATGCACACCATGGTAGTGGTGTGTAGCGTTGTTGCGCCGGTGCTGACTGTCCTTCTGGTTCTcatgccctctctctttgggtGGACACAGTTTGGGGTGCACTCATCCCTTTCCTATCTCGCCGCTGTCCCCGGCATGGCCGCTACCGCTTTCTACGTGGTGCGCTCCTATGAGCTGACGCAGGTGTTCGAAGCCACCAAAGCGGAGTGGATCTCGATGATGTGGCTCCGCCTAGACGTCTTCTTTGTCATGtccgccgtcgccttcttTGGTGTCGGGGCATGGGTGGTGGCCAGCTGCATGTTGACAGTTGCCTTCTACCTGGCCCACCGACTCATGAAAatggagaagcagctgaATCGCGTGCAGCGACACAcgcagctggtgcgcgaCGAGGTGGACGTGACGCGCGTGCTCGTTCCTGGCACGGAGGAGTCCAAGCGGGCCTCTGGCATCAACGACGGGTACAGCGCGCTCGCCTCGCCGTGA
- a CDS encoding serine/threonine protein kinase, putative (TriTrypDB/GeneDB-style sysID: LpmP.31.2720) gives MEAAPVAAAQQPPQAQKRPREESDASPQEGSNDSVPATFSNEHSLTTPVVGAELVVDVDQSETNAQASAVDSPRSRSRGLPAVGPGPISPVAASRSGTEGASSCQAAAVVATLGSSSSAFADARRFKQPTLAAYGMVSDTIALKKEISDRDSHIEELNREVEGLRAEVGRRDDQIHFMDGQCRQYQKKLEHFQSVMRQEMLSAAQKDRSEARRVLYQKHFELGQTATWHSNGQTVWMEGDRVRTLFLTLASLTQKREEAEALKKAAQSSVKHLARQEREREDSSAGADLQDALMAAQMEYQLRTSEHAALTNSIADVKLKQAEVEHEKKAFVKEMRRVNDEDTSEFLAIPTIGEGDRYVLMHLLGKGGFSEVWKAFDLVEGRYVACKIHHIQREWPTQTRTHYLRHAQRELDIMRALDHPHLTHLYDVFPRGDNMFISVMEYSNGMDLDTYLKRYRTFKEADARLIFLQVVDVLRYLASLESPIIHYDLKPANILLHRDDPTILDIKITDFGLSKIIGATREGPSDNPSIELTSQGTGTYWYLPPECFETASTPRISNKVDIWSAGVIFYQMLFGRRPFAEGESQRRIWQEKLIIQSARTLHFPDAPKVSEEAKDVIRACLAFNEHERCDVFQLSQDPYLFRTSRRSTHKAKSAALPGGGNSCSPLMPPVADATPAS, from the coding sequence ATGGAAGCTGCacccgtggcggcggcacagcaacCACCGCAGGCCCAAAAGCGGCCCCGCGAGGAAAGCGATGCTTCTCCACAGGAGggcagcaacgacagcgtGCCCGCCACCTTCTCAAACGAGCACTCCCTCACGACACCAGTTGTGGGCGCGGAGCTTGTTGTGGACGTGGATCAGTCAGAGACGAACGCACAGGCGTCGGCCGTAGATTCCCCGCGTTCACGATCGCGTGGGCTACCCGCCGTAGGGCCAGGTCCCATCTCACCTGTCGCGGCCTCCCGCAGCGGTACTGAgggcgccagcagctgccagGCGGCTGCAGTGGTCGCAACGCTGGGGTCGTCCTCTTCGGCCTTTGCGGACGCGCGCCGCTTCAAGCAGCCCACCCTTGCGGCCTACGGCATGGTCAGCGACACGATAGCGCTCAAGAAGGAGATTAGCGACCGCGACAGTCACATTGAGGAGTTGAAccgcgaggtggaggggcTGCGTGCGGAGGTGGGGCGGCGCGATGACCAGATACACTTCATGGACGGTCAATGCCGGCAGTACCAGAAGAAGCTGGAGCACTTCCAGTCCGTCATGCGGCAGGAGATGCTGAGCGCTGCTCAGAAGGATCGTTCAGAGGCTCGACGCGTCCTCTACCAGAAGCACTTCGAGCTCGGCCAAACGGCGACGTGGCACAGCAATGGCCAGACGGTATGGATGGAGGGCGATCGGGTGCGCACACTCTTTCTGACGCTGGCGAGCCTCACCCAAAAACGCGAGGAAGCCGAGGCGCTcaagaaggcggcgcagagcagcgTGAAGCATCTCGCCCGCCAGGAGCGGGAGCGGGAGGACTCgagcgccggcgccgacCTGCAGGACGCGCTGATGGCTGCCCAGATGGAGTATCAGCTGCGCACCTCTGAGCACGCCGCGCTGACGAACAGCATCGCTGACGTCAAGCTGAagcaggcggaggtggagcacGAAAAGAAGGCATTCGTAAAGGAGATGCGACGGGTGAATGACGAGGACACATCCGAGTTCTTGGCTATCCCCACCATCGGCGAGGGAGACCGCTACGTCCTCATGCATCTACTAGGCAAGGGCGGCTTCTCTGAAGTGTGGAAGGCGTTCGACCTCGTCGAAGGGCGCTATGTAGCGTGTAAGATTCACCACATCCAGCGCGAGTGGCCTACCCAGACGCGCACTCACTACCTGCGCCATGCGCAGCGGGAGCTCGACATTATGCGCGCGCTCGATCACCCGCACCTGACACACCTGTACGACGTCTTCCCCCGCGGCGACAACATGTTCATTTCTGTGATGGAGTACAGCAACGGCATGGACCTCGACACCTACCTGAAGCGCTACCGCACCTTCAAGGAGGCCGACGCGCGACTCATCTTTCTCCAAGTCGTGGACGTACTGCGCTACCTCGCCTCCCTGGAGAGCCCTATCATCCACTACGACCTTAAGCCGGCCAACAtactgctgcaccgcgacGACCCGACCATCCTCGACATCAAGATTACCGACTTTGGGCTCTCCAAGATCATCGGCGCCACACGCGAAGGCCCTAGTGACAACCCGTCCATCGAGCTCACCTCGCAGGGCACCGGCACCTACTGGTACCTGCCGCCCGAGTGCTTCGAAACCGCTTCGACGCCGCGCATCAGCAACAAAGTGGACATCTGGTCCGCCGGTGTTATTTTCTACCAAATGCTCTTCGGCAGGCGACCGTTTGCCGAGGGCGagtcgcagcgccgcatATGGCAGGAGAAGCTCATCATTCAATCAGCGCGTACGCTCCACTTTCCAGATGCGCCCAAAgtgagcgaggaggcgaaggacgTCATCCGTGCCTGCCTCGCCTTCAACGAGCACGAGCGATGCGACGTGTTTCAGCTGAGTCAGGACCCCTACCTCTTTCGAACGAGCCGCCGCTCTACTCACAAGGCAAAGAGCGCCGCTCTCCCTGGCGGCGGAAACTCGTGTtcgccgctgatgccgccCGTCGCCGACGCAACACCGGCATCATAG
- a CDS encoding ribosomal protein l7/l12-like protein (TriTrypDB/GeneDB-style sysID: LpmP.31.2710), with amino-acid sequence MRQRVLARVVTRLSVGAAALFSSHRTIINGVASSRIPRGMVPLGVQCSEDVLEALAEAYVGMDMATMADFHKKTIAEMLRASGGGTQPTEMNYEERLLQAMGSGDGAAATPAPAAAVAPCAAASDAVAAESVASMAKKAPEKMAFDVTLKKFPAENKIKLIKELRSVCGLSIPEAKAAIEKSPGVIACQVQKADAEKLKDGMVKLGAEVELM; translated from the coding sequence ATGCGACAGCGAGTCCTTGCTCGTGTAGTAACACGACTGTCGGtgggcgccgccgccctcttcAGCTCGCACCGAACCATCATCAACGGGGTGGCGAGTAGCCGCATTCCGCGTGGCATGGTGCCGCTGGgtgtgcagtgcagcgaAGACGTGCTAGAGGCACTGGCCGAGGCCTACGTGGGCATGGATATGGCCACCATGGCAGACTTTCACAAGAAGACAATCGCAGAGATGTTGCgcgccagtggcggtggGACCCAACCCACCGAGATGAACTACGAGGAGCGCTTGTTGCAAGCTATGggcagtggtgatggcgccgccgccacgcctgcaccagcggctgccgtggctccttgtgctgctgccagcgaCGCTGTGGCTGCAGAGAGTGTCGCTTCAATGGCCAAGAAGGCTCCTGAAAAAATGGCTTTTGACGTCACCCTCAAGAAGTTCCCGGCTGAGAACAAGATCAAGCTGATCAAGGAGTTGCGCTCTGTATGTGGGCTCTCCATTCCGGAAGCGAAGGCGGCGATCGAGAAATCTCCAGGTGTGATCGCCTGCCAGGTGCAGAAGGCCGACGCAGAGAAGCTCAAGGACGGTATGGTGAAGCTAGGggccgaggtggagctgATGTGA
- a CDS encoding hypothetical protein (TriTrypDB/GeneDB-style sysID: LpmP.31.2730), whose amino-acid sequence MGKKKRRSDVETAPELSFVGGGVLNMIILKGADGIQHITADTAAFLEDKRVIRSTNMDQVTFSPNIIFKVTLDFAEAMPCVPEIAVRETTDWMLLSCAGTHAYYSTVDQRLVLQQCKASLQSNIPELEYPISLVLRFDDDQWLVECVRR is encoded by the coding sequence ATgggcaagaagaagcgcaggaGTGACGTGGAGACGGCGCCGGAGCTCAGCTTCGTGGGGGGTGGTGTCCTCAACATGATCATCCTCAAGGGGGCGGATGGCATCCAACATATCACAGCggacaccgccgccttcctcgAGGATAAGCGAGTGATACGTAGCACCAACATGGATCAGGTGACCTTCTCCCCAAATATCATCTTCAAGGTCACTCTTGACTTTGCTGAGGCAATGCCGTGCGTTCCCGAGATTGCGGTGCGCGAGACAACAGACTGGATGCTGCTAAGCTGCGCGGGAACGCACGCATACTACTCGACGGTAGACCAGCGCCTCGTTCTGCAGCAGTGCAAGGCATCCCTGCAGAGCAACATACCGGAGTTAGAGTATCCCATCTCCCTTGTGCTTCGGTTTGACGATGATCAGTGGTTAGTCGAGTGCGTCAGGCGCTAA
- a CDS encoding aldehyde reductase, putative (TriTrypDB/GeneDB-style sysID: LpmP.31.2740) produces MSSRTQAQMATPRVVRLPDGTTAPALGQGVWMMGDNPAKRAVELAALRAGVAAGMTLIDTAEMYGNGRSERLVAEAIKETPRESLFVVSKVLPQNASRANIFRCCDASLQNIGTDYLDLYLLHWRGAVPLSETVTCLEELVKSGKIRRWGVSNFDVNDMEELWRVPGGDKCAVNQVLYHLGSRGIEYDLIPWLTAHNVPVMAYCPIAQAGELKAELYKSAVVQSVAARHSATVAQVLLAFVLRSGHVIAIPRSSNPAHTKENAEAGSIELTEEDMVELNAAFPAPKCKTPLDIV; encoded by the coding sequence ATGTCCTCACGCACTCAAGCTCAGATGGCGACTCCACGTGTGGTGCGCCTGCCCGATGGCACAACAGCTCCAGCGCTAGGACAGGGTGTGTGGATGATGGGTGACAACCCTGCGAAGCGCGCAGtcgagctggcggcgctgcgagcCGGTGTGGCAGCGGGCATGACGCTTATCGATACCGCAGAGATGTACGGCAACGGCCGCTCCGAGCGACTCGTGGCGGAGGCCATCAAAGAGACGCCGCGCGAGTCGCTCTTCGTGGTCTCGAAGGTGCTGCCACAGAATGCGTCCCGGGCGAACATCTTTCGGTGCTGCGATGCCTCCCTCCAGAACATCGGGACGGACTACCTGGACCTATACCTTCTGCACTGGCGCGGTGCTGTGCCGCTCTCCGAGACGGTGACGTGCCTGGAGGAGCTCGTCAAGAGCGGGAAGATCCGCCGCTGGGGTGTGTCGAACTTCGATGTGAACGACATGGAGGAGTTGTGGCGCGTCCCTGGCGGAGACAAGTGTGCCGTCAACCAGGTGCTGTACCACCTCGGCTCCCGTGGCATCGAGTACGACCTTATTCCGTGGCTAACGGCGCACAACGTGCCAGTGATGGCCTACTGCCCCATCGCCCAGGCTGGCGAGCTCAAGGCGGAGCTGTACAAGAGCGCAGTCGTGCAGAGCGTCGCAGCtcgccacagcgccaccgtcgcccaAGTGCTACTCGCCTTTGTGCTACGCAGCGGGCACGTTATCGCGATCCCCCGCTCCAGCAACCCGGCGCACACAAAGGAGAATGCAGAGGCAGGCAGCATTGAATTGACAGAGGAGGACATGGTGGAGCTGAACGCTGCGTTTCCCGCGCCCAAGTGCAAGACGCCTCTCGACATTGTGTGA